One Phaseolus vulgaris cultivar G19833 chromosome 4, P. vulgaris v2.0, whole genome shotgun sequence DNA window includes the following coding sequences:
- the LOC137836551 gene encoding agamous-like MADS-box protein AGL27, with product MGRARITLKHISNEKFRKTTFLRRKRGLMKKISEFSKKCGGEHCLIVFDDDNGDVGPVTSPQNPVEVHSMIQKYYESQIKNERPRRTYGIEEFLENRKNMIEAEISRVDKQISSIKYPTWDQSMIIMEEDQLRAFCVHVDAKIEACDRGIKLLKDQPQGFGSNMAKENATATTSHPNQGNYLQSISQSEALLDYFSSPVDVPLNSTNELSDLEFEELIMGLNSCDWPYQTCDDLVGCSNEVDECVLPSICVEYQGGADLYALPPSLDVIDYSNMFF from the coding sequence ATGGGTCGTGCAAGAATAACCTTAAAACACATCTCAAATGAAAAATTTCGCAAGACAACTTTCTTGCGAAGAAAGAGAGGACTAATGAAGAAGATCTCTGAATTTTCCAAAAAGTGTGGTGGTGAACACTGTTTGATTGTGTTTGATGATGATAATGGGGATGTTGGGCCAGTGACTTCACCCCAAAACCCTGTAGAGGTACATTCCATGATTCAAAAGTATTATGAAAGTCAAATAAAGAATGAGAGACCTCGCAGGACTTATGGTATTGAAGAGTTTCTTGAGAATAGGAAAAACATGATTGAGGCTGAGATTTCCAGAGTGGATAAACAGATTAGCAGCATCAAGTATCCAACTTGGGATCAAAGTATGATAATCATGGAAGAGGATCAATTGAGGGCCTTTTGTGTTCATGTGGATGCCAAAATTGAAGCTTGTGATCGGGGAATTAAATTGTTGAAGGATCAACCTCAAGGTTTTGGGTCAAACATGGCTAAGGAAAATGCTACTGCTACCACCTCACATCCAAATCAAGGCAATTACTTGCAAAGCATCTCTCAAAGCGAAGCCCTTCTTGATTATTTTAGTAGTCCAGTTGATGTGCCACTAAATTCAACCAATGAACTTAGTGACTTGGAGTTTGAGGAATTGATTATGGGACTTAATAGTTGTGATTGGCCTTATCAAACATGTGATGATCTTGTGGGTTGTAGCAATGAAGTTGATGAATGTGTCTTACCAAGTATTTGTGTTGAATATCAAGGAGGAGCAGATTTGTATGCCTTGCCACCATCACTAGATGTAATAGATTACTCTAACATGTTTTTCTGA